The Methylobacterium sp. PvR107 genome contains a region encoding:
- a CDS encoding cytochrome C552 produces the protein MTAPSGAVHAAVLAGLLMASTGASTAGPAEDHRVRGWTIATQLCRQCHVIGRASQPGAFVGPAFLRVAQMPSTTGPALAVFLQSHHKRMPSLRLEREEMTAVIDYILSLKGAGTPLP, from the coding sequence ATGACCGCCCCGTCAGGCGCAGTCCATGCGGCTGTCCTCGCCGGATTGCTGATGGCCTCGACCGGCGCCTCGACCGCCGGTCCCGCCGAAGACCACCGCGTCCGGGGCTGGACCATCGCCACGCAGCTCTGCAGACAGTGCCACGTCATCGGCCGCGCATCGCAGCCCGGCGCGTTTGTCGGCCCTGCCTTCCTCCGGGTCGCGCAGATGCCATCGACGACAGGGCCCGCACTCGCCGTGTTCCTGCAAAGCCATCATAAGCGGATGCCGAGCCTGCGGCTGGAGCGGGAGGAGATGACTGCCGTCATCGACTATATCCTCAGCCTCAAGGGGGCTGGAACACCGCTGCCGTGA
- a CDS encoding SPW repeat protein: MPRIDTAAHALPTRRTDEIALGFPQHASRAALVLAAWVLVFTDHARAAASALLPGLLIVTLYGANQIRFRAVVERAVPIVGAWTVGAPWVLGFAANDGATWADVALGGVAFATAATWHRIAGRP; encoded by the coding sequence ATGCCCCGCATCGACACCGCCGCACACGCCTTGCCGACCCGGCGGACGGACGAGATCGCGCTCGGCTTCCCGCAGCACGCATCCCGTGCCGCGCTGGTGCTGGCGGCGTGGGTGTTGGTCTTCACCGACCATGCCCGAGCGGCCGCGTCGGCGCTCCTGCCGGGGTTGCTGATCGTCACGCTCTACGGCGCGAACCAGATCCGCTTCCGGGCGGTGGTCGAACGGGCGGTCCCGATCGTCGGGGCCTGGACGGTCGGCGCGCCGTGGGTGCTCGGGTTCGCCGCGAATGACGGCGCGACCTGGGCGGACGTCGCCCTCGGCGGCGTGGCCTTCGCGACCGCGGCGACCTGGCACAGGATCGCGGGGCGGCCATGA
- a CDS encoding biotin/lipoyl-containing protein, with protein sequence MADIHVAEDRRSAGMLPEGILERWFVADGVFVRAGEAVAAVRIGEALHDIVSPASGRLEVLAAANAIVDRGCIIAEVHL encoded by the coding sequence ATGGCCGACATCCACGTAGCCGAGGATCGTCGGTCTGCGGGCATGTTGCCCGAGGGCATCCTGGAGCGGTGGTTCGTGGCGGACGGCGTGTTCGTGCGGGCGGGTGAGGCCGTGGCCGCCGTGCGCATCGGCGAGGCCCTGCACGACATCGTCTCGCCGGCCAGCGGGCGCTTGGAGGTCCTCGCGGCCGCGAACGCGATCGTCGACCGCGGCTGCATCATCGCCGAGGTCCACCTCTGA
- a CDS encoding glucokinase encodes MRPVPVLAHIGGTSAPFGDAFEDKPPSREAMRAIPRFVITGPEPAIHGLAVLLSAGDRFLFPGQDRRS; translated from the coding sequence ATGCGGCCCGTCCCCGTTCTCGCCCACATCGGCGGCACCTCCGCCCCGTTCGGGGACGCGTTCGAGGACAAGCCGCCGTCCCGAGAGGCGATGCGGGCCATCCCGCGCTTCGTGATCACCGGGCCGGAACCGGCGATCCATGGCCTCGCGGTTCTCCTCAGTGCGGGTGACCGCTTCCTGTTCCCCGGCCAGGATCGGCGGTCTTGA
- a CDS encoding Crp/Fnr family transcriptional regulator, which translates to MSDSFIRKLASRAHLDDDDISALSQALCSLSQVEAGQDLIREGECPDAAYVILDGFACRYKLVPDGGRSIVAYLVPGDGCDLHASILNRAIHSVATLTPCLIATLPYQQIKELAATRPNIYRALWRSILVDEAVLQEWLVGIGRRSADKQVAHIICELLARLRAVGLGFEANYHLPLTQPELADTAGLSNVHIYRVLADLRKDGLIESGRRFISVPDVRRLENFAGFDASYLLLSGLDKDPASLGKLPDMTRLVTR; encoded by the coding sequence ATGTCAGATTCATTCATCCGGAAGCTGGCATCGCGCGCGCACCTAGATGACGACGACATCTCGGCGCTGAGTCAGGCTCTATGCAGTCTCTCGCAGGTGGAAGCGGGTCAGGATCTGATCCGGGAAGGAGAGTGCCCGGACGCCGCTTACGTCATTCTCGACGGGTTTGCCTGCCGCTACAAACTCGTACCTGACGGTGGCCGTTCGATCGTCGCTTACCTCGTTCCAGGAGACGGCTGCGACCTGCATGCCTCGATTCTCAATCGCGCGATCCATTCCGTAGCCACGCTCACCCCTTGCTTGATCGCCACGCTGCCTTACCAGCAGATCAAAGAACTTGCCGCGACCAGGCCAAATATCTATCGCGCTCTATGGCGTTCGATTTTAGTTGATGAAGCGGTCTTGCAGGAATGGCTCGTCGGGATTGGGCGTCGGTCCGCTGACAAGCAGGTTGCGCACATCATTTGCGAACTTCTCGCCCGGTTGCGTGCTGTAGGTCTCGGCTTCGAGGCGAATTATCATCTGCCGCTGACACAGCCTGAACTGGCGGATACGGCCGGGCTCTCGAACGTGCATATCTACCGGGTCCTCGCGGATCTTCGCAAAGACGGCTTAATCGAGAGCGGCCGAAGATTCATAAGCGTTCCCGATGTCAGGCGATTGGAGAATTTTGCCGGGTTCGACGCCAGCTACCTGCTACTTTCCGGCCTGGATAAAGATCCGGCCTCGCTTGGAAAATTGCCAGACATGACGCGCCTGGTTACGCGATAA
- a CDS encoding universal stress protein, giving the protein MSYASILVAVDDGQHAPARVSLAAELAHRLGARLVGVAACMPDYPRGFGETAVPMGMVIEEIRQAVLDRLAGVEQVFRDASCQNERTEWRSDLASPVPFLEGQSRAADLVVVGRYADDEGVTTGMAVEVGDALMGVGRPVLVVPAGVEHVEAQRIVVGWKNTPQTRRAVSDALPLLRRAEAVQVFRVSDGEDRAEVEDVTRYLALHDVNATAQLVKPSGWTVADDVRKAAVDFDADLIVTGAYGYSRLREWFFGGVTRDLLAKAPICCLLSH; this is encoded by the coding sequence ATGTCCTATGCCAGCATCCTGGTCGCGGTCGATGACGGGCAGCACGCGCCGGCGCGGGTGAGCCTCGCCGCGGAACTGGCGCACCGGCTCGGCGCGCGGCTCGTCGGCGTCGCCGCCTGCATGCCGGACTACCCGCGGGGCTTCGGCGAGACCGCCGTGCCCATGGGCATGGTCATCGAGGAGATCCGTCAGGCCGTCCTGGACCGGCTCGCGGGCGTCGAGCAAGTCTTCCGCGACGCCTCCTGCCAGAACGAGCGCACCGAATGGCGCTCGGATCTCGCGTCTCCGGTCCCGTTCCTCGAGGGGCAGTCGCGGGCCGCGGACCTTGTCGTCGTCGGCCGTTACGCGGATGATGAGGGTGTGACCACCGGTATGGCCGTCGAGGTCGGCGATGCGCTGATGGGTGTCGGCCGGCCCGTCCTCGTAGTCCCCGCCGGCGTTGAGCACGTGGAGGCGCAACGCATCGTCGTCGGTTGGAAGAACACGCCCCAGACACGCCGGGCGGTGTCGGACGCGCTGCCTCTCTTACGGCGGGCCGAGGCGGTGCAGGTCTTCCGCGTGTCGGACGGTGAGGACCGGGCCGAGGTCGAGGACGTTACCCGCTACCTCGCCCTGCACGACGTCAACGCGACGGCGCAACTGGTCAAGCCCTCGGGCTGGACGGTCGCCGACGACGTCCGGAAGGCGGCCGTTGACTTCGACGCCGACCTGATCGTGACGGGCGCTTACGGCTACAGCCGCCTGCGCGAGTGGTTCTTCGGCGGGGTCACGCGCGACCTGCTGGCCAAGGCGCCGATCTGCTGCCTGCTGTCCCACTGA